In the genome of Aspergillus luchuensis IFO 4308 DNA, chromosome 2, nearly complete sequence, one region contains:
- a CDS encoding Rad4 family protein (COG:L;~EggNog:ENOG410PG1K;~InterPro:IPR038765,IPR018328,IPR018325,IPR018326, IPR018327,IPR042488,IPR004583;~PFAM:PF10404,PF03835,PF10403,PF10405;~go_component: GO:0005634 - nucleus [Evidence IEA];~go_function: GO:0003677 - DNA binding [Evidence IEA];~go_function: GO:0003684 - damaged DNA binding [Evidence IEA];~go_process: GO:0006289 - nucleotide-excision repair [Evidence IEA]), with product MPPYVPRKRLSSEDPPAAKRRHATPPIAAVIEDTDTESSLSDVPEETETPQVPDGSDEESSDSDEVDWEDAIESNANATPVTPSILNPDQHQDLELTLDKNEIHLTDLLEGKKGPSKIERQIRIQTHCLHVQFLLHHNAIRNVWANDSQLHEILRRKLPQPIHKEVKKWRIASGLEAPEPPPEKKSKKGKGKQRRQSERDWAEGSSRLEPGQPDMSSGDPIIILLKVLAAYWKSKFKITAPGLRKHGYRPMAQLEAQIKSFHKDDHDPEKHGERIANIEEFRHAAQNMQGSRDVGAQLFTALLRALDIEARLVASLQPLGFGWTKSETYTTKPSADTEPSTENAETEDAIDMESDSSDDDTKPARSKYFNKYDEDLPFPIYWTEVASPITHQIIPVDPLILRNPVATTPELQAAFEPRGGKAEKAKQVICYVVAYSSDKTAKDVTTRYLRRRTWPGKTKGYRIPVEKIPIPGRKGKFYEIDWFRVILRVYQRPTPLRTAVDDLEDTKDLLPNQPERKPGKEGDTLQSLRTSTEFVLERFLRREEALKPGARHVRTFKTGKGAKAKEEKVFRRKDVLKCLSAESWHKEGRRPKAGEMPLKRVPIRAVTLLRKREVDEFERQNGEKPKQGLYAIHQTEYIIPDPICDGVIPKNEYGNIDCFVPSMVPRGAVHIPWPGTVRVCKKLGVDYAEAVTGFEFGSKMAVPVIQGVVVAEENEDLVKDAWLADDAEKRKREQRKAEARILQTWRKFLFGLRIKQRVQEEYGGNADEGVDHERDAHNPFTNRRGRFPDQDASASASASAPAHPAPDEHDDEVHGGGFLLPGEDEDVDRGGGFLLPGQEGDDHDDGGLIVDHHEQQHQHVPTEPVTPEAVDAEIADSDDDEEGDDDDGKVENPISLSSDSEDLSSPVEIPDSEGSDAESESEYEPVAPPPPPPTTRRSTRRSGRR from the coding sequence ATGCCCCCCTACGTCCCCCGAAAGCGTCTCTCTTCCGAGGATCCGCCCGCCGCAAAACGTCGTCATGCGACGCCTCCCATCGCCGCTGTCATCGAAGACACCGACACCGAATCGTCCCTGAGTGACGTCCCCGAAGAGACAGAAACGCCCCAGGTACCAGATGGATCGGATGAGGAAAGCAGCGACTCCGACGAGGTCGACTGGGAAGACGCCATCGAGTCCAATGCCAACGCCACCCCAGTTACGccctccatcctcaaccccGACCAGCACCAGGACCTGGAGTTGACATTAGACAAGAACGAGATCCACCTGACTGACCTACTCGAAGGCAAAAAGGGTCCGTCAAAGATCGAACGCCAAATCCGCATCCAGACCCATTGTCTACATGTACAGTTTCTGCTCCACCACAACGCCATCCGCAATGTCTGGGCCAACGACTCCCAGCTCCACGAGATCCTGCGCCGCAAGCTGCCCCAACCAATACACAAGGAGGTCAAGAAATGGCGCATTGCATCCGGTCTCGAGGCTCCAGAGCCGCCcccggagaagaagtcgaagaaaggaaaagggaagcaGCGTCGCCAGTCAGAACGGGATTGGGCTGAAGGCTCGTCGCGACTTGAACCCGGCCAACCTGACATGAGCAGCGGTGACCCTATAATCATCCTTCTCAAAGTCCTCGCCGCCTACTGGAAGAGCAAGTTCAAGATCACCGCCCCTGGCCTACGAAAACACGGCTACCGCCCCATGGCTCAATTGGAGGCTCAGATCAAATCATTCCACAAGGACGACCACGACCCCGAAAAGCACGGCGAGAGGATAGCCAACATTGAAGAGTTCCGCCACGCTGCACAGAACATGCAGGGCTCTCGAGACGTAGGCGCCCAGCTGTTCACGGCTCTGCTGCGTGCGCTCGATATCGAAGCCCGACTGGTCGCCAGTCTGCAGCCCCTTGGCTTCGGCTGGACCAAGAGCGAGACCTATACTACCAAGCCAAGCGCAGACACCGAGCCATCGACGGAGAACGCAGAGACAGAAGACGCCATTGACATGGAGTCCGATAGCAGTGACGACGACACAAAGCCCGCCCGCAGCAAATACTTCAACAAATACGATGAGGACCTACCCTTTCCCATCTACTGGACCGAAGTCGCCTCGCCCATCACCCACCAAATCATCCCCGTCGACCCGCTAATTCTCCGCAACCCTGTCGCCACGACCCCGGAGCTCCAGGCAGCCTTCGAACCTCGCGGCGGCAAAGCCGAAAAGGCGAAGCAAGTCATCTGCTACGTTGTGGCCTACTCGTCCGACAAAACCGCCAAAGACGTGACAACACGCtatctccgccgccgcacCTGGCCCGGCAAAACCAAAGGCTACCGAATCCCCGTCGAGAAGATCCCCATACCAGGCCGCAAAGGCAAATTCTACGAAATCGACTGGTTCCGCGTAATCCTCCGCGTCTACCAACGCCCTACACCCCTTCGCACCGCCGTCGACGACCTCGAAGACACCAAGGACCTCCTCCCGAACCAACCCGAACGCAAACCCGGCAAAGAAGGCGACACGCTTCAAAGCTTGCGCACATCCACCGAATTCGTCCTCGAACGCTTCCTCCGGCGCGAAGAAGCCCTCAAACCCGGCGCACGCCACGTCCGCACCTTCAAAACAGGTAAAGGCGCCAAagccaaagaagagaaagtctTCCGGCGCAAAGACGTCCTGAAATGCCTCTCCGCTGAGAGCTGGCACAAAGAAGGCCGGCGACCCAAGGCGGGCGAGATGCCCCTGAAACGCGTGCCCATCCGCGCCGTAACTCTCCTCCGCAAACGCGAAGTCGACGAATTCGAGCGCCAGAATGGCGAAAAGCCCAAACAGGGCCTCTACGCTATCCACCAAACGGAATATATCATCCCCGATCCAATCTGCGATGGCGTCATTCCCAAGAATGAATACGGAAACATCGACTGCTTCGTCCCTAGCATGGTGCCCCGTGGCGCGGTCCATATCCCCTGGCCCGGAACCGTGCGCGTATGCAAGAAACTCGGCGTCGATTACGCAGAAGCAGTCACGGGGTTCGAGTTCGGGTCGAAGATGGCTGTCCCTGTTATCCAGGGCGTGGTTGTCGCAGAGGAAAACGAGGACCTCGTTAAAGACGCTTGGTTAGCGGATGACGCGGAGAAACGTAAACGGGAGCAGCGCAAAGCCGAGGCGCGAATTTTGCAAACCTGGCGGAAGTTTCTCTTCGGATTACGGATCAAGCAGCGCGTGCAGGAGGAGTATGGTGGGAATGCAGACGAGGGGGTGGATCATGAGCGGGATGCTCATAATCCGTTTACGAATCGTCGTGGTCGGTTTCCTGATCAGGATGCTTCTGCGTCTGcgtctgcttctgctcctgctcATCCGGCTCCGGATGAGCACGACGACGAAGTCCATGGTGGCGGGTTCTTACTGcctggtgaggatgaggacgtaGATCGAGGTGGtggcttccttcttcctggtcaggagggagatgatcatgatgatgggggattGATTGTTGATCATCACGAACAACAGCACCAACATGTACCGACTGAGCCTGTCACACCGGAGGCTGTTGATGCGGAGATTGCcgatagtgatgatgatgaagaaggtgacgatgacgatggcaaGGTGGAGAATCCGATCTCGTTGAGCTCTGACTCGGAAGACCTCTCGTCCCCGGTAGAGATACCGGATTCCGAAGGATCAGATGCAGAGTCCGAGTCGGAATATGAGCCGGTGgcgccaccgccgccgccgccaacgACGCGGAGGAGTACGAGAAGGAGTGGTCGTCGATAG
- a CDS encoding CoA-binding protein (COG:S;~EggNog:ENOG410PPR9;~InterPro:IPR036291,IPR003781;~PFAM:PF13380), protein MREKLGGRRKAKEKLAPSRLGFSASLPHLYLYLSLPPTSSSFSSTIRPPDEPSYPTTLSRLSVNIFYHQYDLKMSATMDAARRFFLSPQFAVAGASNDRSKFGYKIFAWYHQHSLPVTPLNPRAPEIELPSQTYKTVPSPRDLPNPDQTSLSIVTPPPVTLALLKEAHSVGIPAVWLQPGTYDKSVLDFLDGHFAAAVVGDGGVGGEGWCVLVDGEDALREAHREWKAQL, encoded by the exons ATGAGGGAGAAgttgggaggaaggaggaaggcgaaggagaagttGGCGCCATCGAGGCTCGGCTTCTCCGcgtctcttccccatctttaTCTCTATCTTTCACTTCCCCccacatcatcgtcattctCCTCTACTATCCGTCCGCCTGACGAACCATCCTATCCTACTACTCTTTCCAGACTATCTGTAAATATCTTCTATCACCAATACGATCTCAAGATGTCCGCTACAATGGATGCCGCGCGCCGCTTCTTCCTGTCGCCGCAGTTTGCCGTGGCAGGGGCCAGCAACGATCGCAGCAAGTTTGGCTACAAGA TCTTTGCCTGGTATCATCAACACTCTTTGCCCGTTACTCCCCTCAACCCTCGCGCCCCGGAGATCGAGCTGCCGTCGCAGACCTACAAGACGGTCCCATCACCCCGCGACTTGCCCAACCCCGACCAGACTTCCCTGTCTATTGTGACCCCTCCCCCAGTCACTCTTGCCCTCCTCAAAGAGGCTCACAGTGTGGGGATCCCCGCTGTCTGGCTCCAGCCAGGCACGTATGATAAGAGTGTGTTGGACTTTCTAGATGGTCATTTCGCAGCTGCGGTAgtgggagatggtggtgtgggCGGCGAGGGTTGGTGTGTGCTggtggatggcgaggatgcaTTGCGAGAGGCCCATCGCGAGTGGAAGGCTCAACTGTAG
- a CDS encoding uncharacterized protein (COG:S;~EggNog:ENOG410PWQR): MPASPFFLESPIPPQLDLAGAPSQLFQVPPTPSASSALYRSISIPNRKRSRLEVDRRPWLDVDTPSSHVASVISPDDLLLGVEDTSVDQVYRPNRYRKPARSLALDDSVESLSETVDIRRKRSRWDPSLIAASPTGHDEKMMISTTTMTTTATAAPAVNAPIAYPQPAPVRWSRAVLGVVGKVWDFCWSGAFRGFYAGGGQGYTMTAEDAQPQLASPSIEKESMPTSQRQQGSSSPFPGQYPEDDLKHSWVIVSAREEFMDEASPSQRRRVHRRTPAHTHSRRRSQGKRTLISHAPSMPTKSQFSTPAKPRESPVSVETQRYMAQKRRMEREEDASLARLNRQLQAMIKEGKQALGTRVEVDDLDMED, translated from the coding sequence atgccAGCCAGTCCATTCTTCCTCGAGTCCCCCATTCCTCCGCAACTCGATCTGGCCGGCGCTCCATCACAGCTTTTCCAAGTCCCGCCCACCCCCTCAGCCTCATCGGCTTTGTATCGATCGATCTCTATCCCCAACCGCAAGAGATCCCGTCTGGAAGTTGATCGTCGTCCTTGGCTGGATGTCGACACTCCCTCTAGTCATGTTGCCTCTGTGATCTCCCCCGacgatctcctccttggtGTGGAGGATACCTCCGTCGATCAAGTCTATCGCCCCAACCGTTATCGCAAGCCTGCTCGATCTCTCGCTCTCGATGACAGTGTTGAATCTCTCAGCGAAACCGTGGACATTCGCCGTAAACGCAGCCGCTGGGATCCATCTTTGATCGCAGCCTCTCCCACCGGTCACGATGAGAAAATGATGATCTCGACCACGACTATGACCACGACCGCGACCGCGGCTCCTGCCGTCAATGCTCCTATTGCTTACCCACAGCCTGCTCCCGTCCGCTGGAGTCGAGCTGTGCTAGGCGTGGTAGGCAAGGTTTGGGACTTTTGTTGGAGCGGAGCTTTCCGAGGGTTTTATGCAGGCGGTGGGCAAGGCTATACTATGACGGCGGAGGATGCACAGCCCCAGCTGGCATCCCCATCGATCGAGAAGGAGAGCATGCCCACTTCTCAGCGGCAACAGGGTTCCTCTAGCCCTTTTCCGGGACAGTATCCAGAAGATGATCTCAAGCACAGTTGGGTGATCGTGTCCGCGCGAGAGGAATTTATGGACGAAGCCAGTCCTTCTCAGCGCAGACGAGTCCATCGTCGGACCCCAGCACATACTCACTCTCGTCGGCGGTCGCAGGGCAAGCGCACGCTGATTTCGCATGCGCCGTCGATGCCGACGAAATCCCAATTCTCAACACCAGCTAAGCCGCGGGAGAGCCCTGTGTCTGTGGAGACGCAACGCTACATGGCGCAAAAGCGTCGCATGGAGCGTGAGGAGGATGCCAGCCTTGCCCGGTTGAATCGGCAGCTACAAGCAATGATCAAGGAAGGGAAACAGGCACTGGGGACGCGCGTGGAAGTGGACGACTTGGACATGGAGGATTAA
- a CDS encoding uncharacterized protein (SECRETED:SignalP(1-18)): MKFLALAVPATLVMGVVAMPTPSTSKAARLSGENLLDGLAKDGGLSGFLSGVHLPFLNPSPKKDSEDPSDEDPDDVPAGDDKGPGADDGNNGDGPADPMYGSEDSAGVGAGMQDGAEK; this comes from the exons ATGAAGTTCCTCGCCCTCGCTGTGCCCGCTACCCTTGTCATGGGTGTGGTGGCGATGCCGACTCCT TCCACAAGCAAAGCGGCGCGTCTTTCAGGCGAGAACCTCCTCGACGGACTAGCCAAGGATGGTGGACTCTCTGGGTTCTTGTCTGGCGTGCACCTCCCCTTCTTGAATCCTAGTCCGAAGAAGGATAGTGAGGATCCCAGTGATGAGGATCCTGATGATGTTCCGGCTGGTGATGATAAGGGACctggtgctgatgatggtAATAACGGGGATGGTCCTGCTGATCCGATGTACGGGTCTGAGGATTCGGCGGGTGTAGGGGCTGGAATGCAGGATGGGGCTGAGAAGTAG
- a CDS encoding MFS transporter (COG:G;~EggNog:ENOG410PVAN;~InterPro:IPR020846,IPR011701,IPR036259;~PFAM:PF07690;~TransMembrane:12 (i81-102o122-141i153-173o179-197i209-232o238-258i306-331o351-370i391-410o416-437i449-472o484-504i);~go_function: GO:0022857 - transmembrane transporter activity [Evidence IEA];~go_process: GO:0055085 - transmembrane transport [Evidence IEA]) → MPTAPPGDVDYSAALSQETSLESADTIFVEKDIVHVEEGEIRSQDGALESDDPQDKDDLVVDWDGPNDPQNPMNWTTLRKWVIIGLISLSSFNVSMVSTVFAPGVPQVLKEFNVHNPSISSLMISIYVMGSALGPLVLTPLTEISGRLPITHLANVLFALAAVVCAASVNISMLIMARFVMGIASSVPVTVGGGFVADMIPMEKRGTAMTIWTVGPLMGMVTGPIYGGYIVQNIGWRWTIWVEAILGGIIVIASLIFLRETYAPTLLQRKAKRLQKETGRPFRTQYDLDKTIGQIIWISISRPIKFLFLSPIVMIVSLYSSITYSYMYTLFTTFTSVFENVYGFTPGEAGLGYLGLGLGFCSGQVVVGYYSDRYLKKQEKIHGKMKPEDRLPPLVVGCILVPIGLFWYGWAAEYRLHWIVPIAGTFFVGAGIFFVHLVTQVYLIDSYTLYAASAVSAELALRCLFGATIPLAGTPLYDALGLGWGNSLLAFIALLFVPASLFLLKYGERIRTNPKFQPRMT, encoded by the exons ATGCCTACGGCGCCACCCGGGGATGTTGACTACTCCGCCGCTCTGAGCCAGGAAACTAGCCTGGAGAGTGCTGACACGATCTTTGTGGAGAAGGACATTGTGCacgttgaagaaggagaaatcAGATCACAAGATGGTGCATTGGAATCGGACGACCCCCAAGACAAGGACGACCTCGTTGTGGACTGGGACGGGCCAAACGACCCCCAGAACCCCATGAACTGGACAACCTTGCGGAAATGGGTCATTATAGGGCTGATATCTTTGAGCAGCTTCAATGT ATCCATGGTATCCACGGTCTTCGCTCCCGGCGTTCCGCAAGTTCTGAAAGAGTTCAATGTTCACAACCCATCCATTTCATCTCTTATGATATCGATCTATGTGATGGGTTCTGCACTTGGCCCTCTGGTGCTGACACCTCTCACTGAGATAAGTGGAAGGCTTCCCATTACACACCTGGCCAATGTACTATTTGCACTGGCTGCAGTTGTTTGCGCTGCCAGTGTGAACATATCAATGCTTATAATGGCACGCTTCGTTATGGGAATAGCCAGTTCCGTGCCTGTGACGGTCGGCGGAGGCTTCGTTGCGGATATGATTCccatggagaagagagggacgGCAATGACGATCTGGACAGTTGGTCCACTCATG GGCATGGTCACAGGACCTATTTATGGTGGTTACATTGTCCAAAACATTGGATGGCGTTGGACAATCTGGGTAGAGGCGATTCTT GGCGGTATCATCGTGATTGCTTCCCTGATATTCTTGCGGGAGACATACGCACCCACGCTGCTCCAGCGAAAGGCGAAGCGACTCCAAAAAGAGACTGGACGGCCGTTTCGAACTCAGTACGACCTGGATAAGACGATTGGCCAGATCATCTGGATCTCAATCAGCCGCCCGATCAAATTTCTGTTTTTATCACCCATCGTTATGATCGTTTCATTGTACAGCTCCATCACATACAGCTATATGTACACACTGTTCACGACGTTTACGAGCGTCTTCGAGAATGTGTACGGCTTTACTCCCGGAGAAGCAGGTCTCGGCTATCTGGGACTGGGTCTTGGGTTCTGTTCTGGACAGGTCGTTGTGGGATACTATTCCGATCGATAcctcaagaagcaggaaaagaTCCATGGCAAGATGAAGCCCGAAGATCGTCTACCAccgttggtggtgggatgcATTCTCGTGCCGATCGGTCTCTTTTGGTACGGCTGGGCCGCAGAATACCGGTTGCACTGGATCGTTCCCATTGCTGGTACCTTTTTCGTGGGCGCAGGCATCTTCTTTGTTCATCTGGTCACACAGGTGTATCTGATTGACTCATATACTCTATATGCTGCCAGCGCAGTATCAGCGGAGCTGGCTCTGCGATGCCTCTTTGGGGCTACGATCCCGTTGGCAGGCACTCCTTTGTACGATGCCCTCGGACTAGGATGGGGGAACAGTCTGCTCGCGTTTATTGCACTTTTGTTTGTCCCGGCTTCACTTTTCTTACTCAAGTATGGTGAGAGAATCCGGACGAATCCGAAGTTTCAGCCGCGGATGACATGa
- a CDS encoding NAD(P)-dependent oxidoreductase (COG:I;~EggNog:ENOG410PJF0;~InterPro:IPR029154,IPR015815,IPR036291,IPR006115, IPR008927,IPR013328;~PFAM:PF03807,PF03446,PF14833,PF01488;~go_function: GO:0016491 - oxidoreductase activity [Evidence IEA];~go_function: GO:0050661 - NADP binding [Evidence IEA];~go_function: GO:0051287 - NAD binding [Evidence IEA];~go_process: GO:0055114 - oxidation-reduction process [Evidence IEA]), translating to MANERITWIGLGNIGRAMAANIAQKGPQTAPITLYNRTTSKATTFASTLPANKATVSTTLSSAISTSTIIFICVGDDAALEAIISGLPTDSLSSKIIVDCSTVHPDTSRKIHSQLASHGASFIACPVFGAPAAAIAGQLVVVPAGDAATIERIKPFLDGVTSKATISMAGEDVGRATTLKILGNTFILNTVETVAEGLVTAEKTGLGADAYQQFLHTFFPGPFALYADRMVTGDYCRREEPLFAVDLARKDLRHASNLAGEAGVRLRSVEVTDHHLVNVKEEKGVKGDVAAVYGSVRKEAGLPFDN from the exons atGGCCAACGAACGCATCACCTGGATCGGCCTGGGCAACATCGGCCGC GCCATGGCCGCCAACATCGCCCAAAAAGGTCCCCAAACAGCCCCCATAACCCTCTACAACCGCACAACCAGCAAAGCGACGACCTTcgcatccaccctccccgccaACAAAGCCACCGTCAGCAcgaccctctcctccgccatctccacctcaaccATAATCTTCATCTGCGTCGGCGACGATGCCGCCCTAGAAGCCATCATCTCGGGCCTCCCCACGgactccctctcctccaagatCATCGTCGACTGCTCCACCGTGCACCCAGACACCTCGCGCAAGATCCACAGCCAACTCGCCTCGCACGGCGCCTCCTTCATCGCCTGTCCCGTGTTCGGCGCTCCCGCGGCCGCCATCGCGGGCCAACTCGTCGTCGTGCCCGCCGGTGACGCCGCCACCATCGAGCGCATCAAGCCCTTCCTGGATGGAGTTACTTCCAAAGCGACGATTTCCATGGCGGGTGAGGATGTGGGCCGCGCCACGACGCTGAAGATTCTCGGAAACACGTTTATCTTGAACACCGTGGAGACCGTGGCGGAGGGGCTGGTTACGGCGGAGAAGACCGGGTTGGGGGCGGATGCGTATCAGCAGTTCTTGCATACGTTCTTCCCGGGACCGTTTGCGTTGTATGCGGATCGTATGGTTACTGGGGATTATTGTCGGAGGGAGGAGCCGTTGTTTGCGGTGGATTTGGCAAGGAAGGATTTGAGACATGCTAGTAATTTGGCGGGGGAGGCCGGGGTTAGGTTGAGGAGTGTGGAGGTTACGGATCATCATTTGGTGAATGttaaggaggagaagggggtcaAGGGGGATGTGGCGGCGGTTTATGGGTCTGTGAGGAAGGAGGCGGGGTTGCCTTTTGATAATTAG
- a CDS encoding glycosyltransferase family 1 protein (COG:S;~EggNog:ENOG410PN1E), with translation MSYGYRYGSIDTTTAINIRSSTPCILFLTNSEREHSSVILAVAHEFLIGNTPYKIHIGSFGPLKRHVSELNYYAAASESPFATEAAFEEIPGMSMKHVRMRDGQFDDIPQIGFFAALRNYRSDLALGLMPWTGRDYIEIFNGVVDLVKSLGPVLIVVDPLFAPAVDVCRYLRWRHVLLGKGGVKDYVVKWKLSDLMKYPMICSGFKMPMSIWDKLRNLFLGFRFKRELDKCESLKELNEAREARGIEGPLPFMSHEAKKSSRVIIPSWPETDFPLIVPEHMTLCGPILRRYRPMVKEDPELEHWLSKRPTVLVLMDARFTYEGKQQIEIAKSLSMLLEQELNIQVLWKLKHVDDPAVTREIVKLLGVYIHGKRMRIMKHFVFETMSLLMSGHISCVVNYGGANAFHEAVRAEVPQIVLPVWFDAYDFAARVEYLGIGIWGSRRSAPGVSGEELGNALLRVMADTDESYAMRMRAMQVSGQLPFKDGRVVAYEKLLEVLSQPWAPPHTRIRG, from the exons ATGTCCTACGGATATAGATACGGCTCGatagacaccaccaccgccatcaacatcagAAGCAGCACGCCCTGCATTCTGTTCCTGACAAACAGCGAGCGCGAGCATTCAAGCGTCATCCTCGCCGTAGCTCACGAATTTCTCATTGGCAATACGCCTTACAAGATCCATATTGGATCATTTGGACCGCTTAAGAGACATGTTTCAGAGTTGAATTACTATGCTGCGGCCTCGGAGTCTCCCTTTGCTACTGAGGCAGCTTTCGAGGAGATCCCTGGAATGTCTATGAAACATGTTCGCATGAGAGATGGACAGTTTGACGACATCCCGCAGATTGGTTTCTTTGCTGCGTTGAGAAACTATCGCTCGGATTTGGCTCTGGGTTTGATGCCTTGGACCGGTAGGGATTATATTGAGATCTTCAATGGCGTTGTGGATCTCGTGAAATCTCTTGGCCCTGTTTTGATCGTCGTCGATCCGCTTTTTGCTCCCGCTGTCGACGTCTGTCGGTACTTGCGTTGGAGACATGTTCTGTTGGGAAAGGGCGGAGTCAAGGATTATGTGGTGAAGTGGAAGTTGAGTGATTTGATGAAGTATCCCAT GATTTGTTCTGGGTTCAAGATGCCAATGTCGATCTGGGACAAGCTTCGCAACCTCTTCCTGGGTTTCCGGTTCAAGCGCGAACTTGACAAATGCGAAAGTCTCAAGGAACTCAATGAGGCCCGTGAGGCTCGCGGAATTGAGGGCCCTCTTCCTTTCATGTCCCATGAGGCAAAGAAGAGTAGCCGTGTCATCATTCCTTCCTGGCCCGAGACCGACTTCCCACTCATTGTGCCTGAGCACATGACCCTCTGTGGCCCTATTCTTCGCCGCTATCGCCCTATGGTGAAGGAAGATCCTGAACTGGAGCATTGGCTTTCGAAGCGTCCTACTGTGCTGGTCCTTATGGACGCCCGCTTCACCTACGAGGGCAAGCAGCAAATTGAAATCGCCAAGTCCCTGAGCATGCTTCTCGAGCAAGAGCTCAACATCCAAGTCCTCTGGAAGCTCAAGCACGTCGATGATCCTGCCGTGACCAGAGAGATCGTCAAGCTCTTGGGGGTGTACATACACGGGAAGCGTATGCGCATTATGAAGCATTTTGTGTTCGAAACCATGTCACTTCTTATGAGTGGACATATCAGTTGTGTGGTGAACTATGGCGGAGCCAATGCGTTCCATGAGGCTGTCAG GGCTGAGGTTCCGCAGATCGTGCTCCCAGTCTGGTTTGACGCGTACGACTTTGCTGCACGGGTTGAGTACCTGGGGATTGGCATTTGGGGTAGCCGCAGGTCGGCGCCGGGCGTGAGTGGGGAGGAGCTGGGCAATGCACTGCTGCGTGTGATGGCCGACACTGACGAATCCTATGCAATGCGCATGCGGGCCATGCAGGTGTCCGGACAGCTGCCGTTCAAAGATGGACGCGTCGTCGCATACGAGAAATTGCTCGAGGTGTTGAGCCAACCCTGGGCGCCTCCTCATACTCGGATCCgcggttga